In a genomic window of Occallatibacter riparius:
- a CDS encoding class I SAM-dependent methyltransferase — MIGEILRISAVLLAGGYMMRQVRKPSRWLGRFMANTMNKSHSTLTDWGLTHVEIRDHDTILDIGCGGGRTLNKLAHLAAQGSVYGVDYAQGSLAASRAYNRELVEQSRVQLEQASVSKLPFPADKFDLITAIETQYYWPDLPGDLREVLRVLKPGGKLVIIAESYKSGRFEWMEGPLMRVLLGACRLSPADQRELFANAGYVNVQFSEERNKGWICVVGTKPIQ; from the coding sequence ATGATTGGAGAAATCCTCAGAATCAGTGCTGTCCTGCTGGCGGGCGGCTACATGATGCGGCAGGTCCGCAAGCCATCGCGCTGGCTGGGCCGTTTCATGGCCAACACCATGAACAAGAGCCATTCCACGCTGACAGACTGGGGACTCACTCATGTCGAGATCCGAGACCACGACACGATTCTCGACATCGGCTGCGGTGGCGGCCGCACACTCAATAAGCTCGCCCATCTTGCCGCGCAGGGCAGTGTTTATGGCGTCGACTATGCTCAGGGCAGCCTCGCAGCTTCGCGCGCCTACAACAGGGAGCTTGTCGAGCAGTCCCGCGTCCAACTTGAACAAGCATCCGTGTCGAAGCTTCCGTTTCCCGCAGACAAATTCGATCTCATTACGGCGATTGAAACGCAATACTACTGGCCTGACCTGCCCGGCGACCTGCGCGAAGTCCTTCGCGTGCTCAAGCCAGGCGGCAAGTTGGTGATCATTGCGGAGAGCTACAAGAGCGGCCGCTTCGAATGGATGGAAGGACCGCTCATGCGCGTTCTGCTCGGCGCGTGCCGCCTCAGCCCCGCGGACCAGCGCGAACTGTTTGCAAATGCCGGATACGTCAACGTGCAGTTCAGCGAGGAACGCAACAAGGGCTGGATCTGCGTAGTCGGCACAAAGCCTATTCAGTAA
- the truB gene encoding tRNA pseudouridine(55) synthase TruB has translation MNGLFVIDKPGGMTSHDVVSRLRKITGEKSIGHLGTLDPMATGVLPLLVGKYTRLAQFFSSAEKSYTGTIRFGFATDTYDAEGEPTGPVAQPQFTLEEIREASLRFRGELQQMPPPYSAKKIAGTPAYKLARAGKPVDLKPATVVIDSFEITALDGDQAAFAMKISAGGYVRSVAHELGQILGCGAHLSSLRRTRAGVFTLDEARPLADLQPLAGNFAALEAVSIHPRTLLPEMPCVTADEQTIGRMRNGAQANLPEFSQAPLVKVFAGQRELFGIASRVAGTLFQPIVVMG, from the coding sequence GTGAACGGGCTGTTCGTCATAGATAAACCCGGCGGCATGACCTCCCACGACGTGGTCAGCCGCCTTCGCAAGATCACCGGCGAGAAGTCCATCGGCCATCTCGGCACGCTAGATCCCATGGCGACCGGCGTGCTCCCGTTGCTCGTCGGCAAGTACACCCGTCTCGCACAGTTCTTCAGCTCGGCGGAGAAGTCGTATACGGGCACCATCCGCTTCGGCTTCGCTACGGACACCTACGACGCTGAAGGCGAGCCCACCGGCCCCGTCGCGCAGCCCCAGTTCACGCTCGAAGAAATTCGCGAGGCTTCGTTGCGCTTCCGCGGCGAACTGCAGCAGATGCCGCCGCCTTACTCGGCGAAGAAGATCGCAGGAACTCCCGCCTACAAGCTCGCACGCGCCGGGAAGCCGGTCGATCTCAAGCCCGCAACCGTTGTGATCGACTCATTTGAAATCACCGCGCTCGACGGTGACCAGGCCGCGTTTGCCATGAAGATAAGCGCCGGTGGATACGTTCGTTCCGTCGCGCACGAGCTCGGCCAAATCCTCGGCTGCGGCGCGCACCTCAGCAGCCTGCGCCGCACCCGCGCCGGCGTCTTCACGCTCGACGAAGCCCGTCCACTTGCCGACCTCCAGCCGCTTGCAGGGAACTTCGCGGCGCTTGAGGCCGTGAGCATCCACCCACGGACCCTGCTGCCTGAAATGCCATGCGTTACGGCCGACGAGCAGACTATCGGCCGCATGCGCAACGGCGCGCAAGCCAACCTGCCGGAGTTCTCTCAGGCGCCGCTGGTCAAGGTATTCGCCGGCCAGCGCGAGCTGTTCGGCATCGCCAGCCGCGTAGCCGGCACACTCTTCCAGCCAATTGTTGTAATGGGATGA
- the folE gene encoding GTP cyclohydrolase I FolE — protein MTKPMSKVLADKDSLKDHSTQELYRELITRLGEDPNRDGLIATPGRVEKAMAYLTKGYQEDAGEILRAALFDVDYDEMVIVKDVEMFSLCEHHMLPFFGKVHVAYIPNGKVVGLSKIARLVEVFARRLQVQERMTRQIADAISDAIAPQGVGVVIEARHLCMMMRGIEKQNSFTVTSAMVGCFQRKETRSEFLSLVRNPAQGYL, from the coding sequence ATGACGAAGCCGATGTCGAAAGTCCTGGCAGACAAGGACTCTTTGAAAGACCACAGTACGCAGGAGCTCTATCGCGAGCTCATCACGCGTCTTGGGGAGGACCCTAATCGCGACGGCCTCATCGCCACTCCGGGCCGCGTTGAGAAGGCAATGGCCTATCTCACCAAGGGCTACCAGGAAGACGCCGGGGAGATTCTGCGCGCTGCTCTGTTCGATGTCGACTACGACGAGATGGTGATCGTTAAGGACGTCGAGATGTTCTCGCTCTGCGAGCATCACATGCTGCCGTTCTTCGGCAAGGTGCACGTTGCCTACATCCCCAACGGCAAGGTCGTGGGACTCAGCAAGATCGCGCGGCTGGTTGAGGTGTTTGCACGACGCCTGCAGGTGCAGGAACGCATGACCCGGCAGATTGCTGACGCTATCAGCGACGCGATCGCCCCGCAGGGCGTGGGCGTTGTAATCGAAGCCCGTCACCTCTGCATGATGATGCGCGGCATCGAGAAGCAGAATTCGTTCACCGTCACTTCCGCGATGGTCGGCTGCTTCCAGCGCAAGGAGACGCGGTCGGAATTCCTGTCGCTCGTTCGCAACCCCGCACAGGGATACCTCTGA
- a CDS encoding 6-carboxytetrahydropterin synthase → MSAYFGRRYTLSASHRLHSDAFTPEQNRAVYGKCSNPHGHGHNYVIEVLVRGEVVPDTGMVINLVDLDAAVRTQVLTRFDHANLNLDPLFTSQVPTTENLCRTVFELLKDAVPVGVALEYVRVEETENNFFQYFGASSAEAA, encoded by the coding sequence ATGAGCGCCTACTTCGGACGCCGTTATACGCTCAGCGCCAGCCACAGGCTGCATTCCGACGCGTTCACGCCCGAGCAGAATCGTGCCGTCTACGGCAAATGCAGTAATCCCCATGGTCACGGCCACAACTACGTGATTGAAGTGCTGGTCCGCGGTGAGGTCGTCCCCGACACGGGGATGGTGATCAATCTCGTCGATCTGGATGCAGCGGTGCGCACGCAAGTGCTCACGCGTTTTGATCACGCCAATCTCAACCTCGATCCGTTATTTACCTCGCAAGTCCCCACCACAGAAAATCTATGCAGGACAGTGTTTGAGCTGCTGAAAGACGCCGTGCCGGTGGGAGTCGCACTGGAGTATGTTCGCGTGGAAGAAACGGAGAATAACTTCTTCCAGTACTTCGGCGCCAGCTCAGCGGAGGCGGCCTGA
- a CDS encoding 6-pyruvoyl trahydropterin synthase family protein translates to MILLTRRATFAASHYYWNESWSAEKNQEVFGRCANRNGHGHNYTLEVTVAGEPDPVTGFVVDLKWLKDVIEDEVLAAWDHRHFNLEVPEFAKTIPTSENIAIAAWRRLEPPIAAAHSARLAVVRVYETPEIFAEFRGPQEQVLVPGVKFRGGQ, encoded by the coding sequence ATGATATTGCTCACCCGGCGGGCGACATTCGCTGCCTCGCACTATTACTGGAACGAGTCCTGGTCGGCCGAGAAGAACCAGGAAGTGTTCGGCCGCTGTGCCAATCGCAACGGGCACGGGCACAATTACACGCTCGAGGTGACGGTGGCTGGCGAGCCGGATCCTGTCACAGGCTTTGTCGTCGACCTCAAATGGCTGAAAGACGTCATCGAGGATGAGGTGCTTGCGGCGTGGGATCACCGCCACTTCAACCTGGAAGTTCCCGAGTTCGCCAAAACCATTCCGACTAGCGAGAACATCGCGATCGCCGCGTGGCGCCGCCTTGAACCGCCGATTGCTGCTGCGCATAGTGCACGCCTCGCCGTAGTGCGGGTCTACGAGACGCCTGAGATCTTTGCAGAGTTTCGGGGTCCCCAGGAACAGGTCCTCGTTCCTGGGGTGAAGTTCCGGGGCGGCCAATGA
- a CDS encoding glycosyltransferase: MPRDPNDLPESAAPGEWKPILGLSDEPVDPSKLPYRGPAVFDQPEPDPLIELTVIVPARNEEDILGDCLRSLTAQSEDIFQLGRDWELIVVDDNSTDKTAAIAGSFPSVTVIKADKLQPGWTGKANAVWTAARKARGRWLLFTDADTIHEPGDLRRGMHEAERHKAGMLSYSPRQIVTGLAQRTLMPLVFSELSLAYPPAKVSDPNQRVAAANGQYLLVEREAYRRIGGHAAVRDRVLEDVELAFIAKKRRVGLRFRYAADAVSTRMYRSTASMIEGWTKNLALLFDNALVLAFWRALDFALLFLLPILAVELWYSRFNMSGLEWISPGWVCALLWLRTLVRFYTRVAKSNFPFLDSLLSPLGLPLFAFLLYWSWFQHRVFKQVSWKGRVYKQ; the protein is encoded by the coding sequence ATGCCGAGAGATCCAAACGACTTACCCGAGAGTGCAGCCCCCGGCGAGTGGAAGCCGATTCTCGGCCTGAGCGACGAGCCGGTCGATCCATCGAAGCTGCCGTACCGCGGCCCTGCCGTGTTCGATCAGCCCGAGCCGGACCCGCTCATTGAACTCACGGTGATTGTGCCGGCCCGCAACGAAGAAGACATTCTTGGCGACTGCCTGCGCTCGCTCACGGCACAATCCGAGGACATATTCCAGCTCGGCCGCGATTGGGAACTGATCGTCGTCGATGACAACTCGACCGACAAAACGGCCGCAATTGCAGGCAGCTTTCCCAGTGTCACGGTGATCAAGGCTGACAAGCTTCAGCCTGGCTGGACAGGGAAGGCGAACGCCGTGTGGACCGCGGCTCGCAAAGCGCGCGGCCGCTGGCTCCTGTTTACCGATGCCGACACGATCCACGAGCCCGGCGACCTGCGCCGCGGCATGCATGAGGCGGAACGGCACAAGGCCGGCATGCTCAGCTATTCACCGCGGCAGATTGTGACCGGCCTGGCACAACGCACGCTCATGCCGCTTGTGTTCAGCGAACTCTCGCTGGCCTATCCGCCCGCGAAGGTGTCAGACCCTAACCAACGCGTCGCCGCTGCCAACGGCCAATATCTGCTGGTGGAACGCGAAGCCTATCGGCGTATCGGCGGCCATGCTGCTGTGCGCGACCGCGTGCTCGAAGATGTGGAACTCGCCTTCATCGCGAAGAAGCGCCGGGTGGGTCTGCGCTTCCGCTATGCGGCCGACGCTGTGTCCACACGCATGTACCGGAGTACGGCGAGCATGATCGAGGGCTGGACAAAGAACCTGGCCCTGCTCTTCGATAATGCTCTGGTGCTGGCGTTCTGGCGCGCTCTCGACTTCGCTTTGCTGTTTCTGCTGCCAATTCTCGCCGTTGAATTGTGGTATTCACGCTTCAATATGAGCGGGCTTGAGTGGATCAGTCCCGGTTGGGTCTGCGCGTTGCTGTGGCTACGTACCCTCGTCCGGTTCTACACGCGCGTAGCCAAGTCGAATTTCCCGTTTCTCGATTCTCTGCTGTCGCCGCTGGGACTGCCGCTCTTCGCATTCCTGCTTTACTGGAGCTGGTTTCAGCATCGTGTGTTCAAACAGGTGAGTTGGAAAGGGCGGGTCTACAAGCAATAG
- a CDS encoding TlpA family protein disulfide reductase — protein MNSRGFLMYRLTLIALLSFALLSGCNRGARPAQVGKKAPDFTVSDGTSTIRLSSYRGKVVLLNFWASWCGPCVQETPGLQQLHHDRPDIEIVGVSVDTDANAYQRFLKRFRVDTPNVMDPEQKAAKLYHTDGWPETYIIDRNGVIRRKVIGDPDWGNPEMRAYLKNL, from the coding sequence GTGAACTCCCGCGGCTTCCTTATGTACCGGCTGACATTAATTGCACTGTTGTCGTTTGCACTGCTTTCCGGCTGCAATCGCGGCGCCCGCCCCGCCCAGGTTGGGAAGAAGGCTCCAGATTTCACGGTGAGCGATGGCACGAGCACGATTCGGCTTTCCAGCTACCGCGGCAAAGTTGTTCTGCTCAATTTCTGGGCGAGCTGGTGCGGACCTTGTGTGCAGGAGACGCCGGGGCTGCAGCAGTTGCACCACGACCGGCCCGACATCGAGATCGTGGGCGTGAGCGTGGACACCGACGCCAATGCATATCAGCGCTTCCTCAAGCGCTTCCGCGTCGACACGCCTAACGTGATGGACCCCGAACAGAAGGCCGCCAAGCTGTACCACACAGACGGCTGGCCAGAGACCTACATCATCGACCGCAACGGTGTCATCCGCCGCAAGGTCATTGGCGATCCCGACTGGGGAAACCCCGAGATGCGGGCCTACCTCAAAAATCTGTGA
- a CDS encoding tyrosine-type recombinase/integrase: MSVKKRGRYFHYEFMLHGQRYWGTTKETNQKRAETFEAIKLAEAQQGALNRKVRKIPTLSEFSKEFLQYNKDRVAAGTLDLDTYKDYCHGWGLLSETIVAGMPLHKITRNLAATIVFPKSPHNAKSGQRTLSRMLNVAAELEYIQAAPKIKRSKAPRRTRVLSPEERAELLKHLRGDVRDVFIVGCDCGTRPGVETMRMKWANIAWERNAVWVIGKGNKQRPIPMSDRLRAVLKRRWAAAQAAIVKAKAKGDLRKVAQLEQWVFVGKTAEGHRRTIGKAFRKARTAAGFGRDIVPYLTRHTFATEILAETKNLALVKDLLGHDSIATTQQYLHPDISGVADVVNQLNVRHSGLELVVNG, encoded by the coding sequence ATGTCGGTCAAAAAACGCGGTAGATACTTTCACTACGAGTTCATGCTGCACGGCCAGCGCTACTGGGGCACTACGAAGGAAACCAATCAGAAGCGTGCGGAGACCTTCGAAGCCATCAAGCTCGCCGAGGCTCAGCAGGGAGCTCTTAACCGGAAGGTGCGGAAGATCCCCACACTCTCCGAATTCAGCAAGGAATTCCTGCAGTACAACAAAGATCGCGTTGCTGCGGGGACTCTCGACCTGGACACGTACAAGGACTATTGCCACGGATGGGGGCTGCTGTCGGAGACCATTGTCGCCGGCATGCCGCTCCACAAGATCACTCGCAACCTGGCTGCGACCATCGTATTTCCGAAGAGCCCGCATAATGCCAAGAGCGGCCAGAGGACACTTTCCCGCATGCTCAACGTCGCCGCCGAACTCGAGTACATCCAGGCCGCGCCGAAGATCAAGCGCAGCAAGGCGCCCCGCCGAACTCGCGTCCTGAGTCCGGAGGAACGCGCCGAGCTGCTCAAGCATCTTCGCGGCGATGTCCGCGATGTCTTCATCGTCGGATGCGATTGCGGCACGCGGCCGGGCGTCGAGACCATGCGCATGAAGTGGGCCAACATCGCCTGGGAGCGGAACGCGGTGTGGGTCATTGGGAAGGGAAACAAGCAACGCCCCATTCCGATGTCCGACCGGCTCCGCGCCGTTCTCAAGCGCCGCTGGGCCGCTGCGCAGGCAGCGATCGTCAAGGCGAAGGCCAAAGGCGATCTTCGCAAGGTGGCCCAGTTGGAGCAGTGGGTGTTCGTCGGCAAAACAGCCGAGGGGCATCGCCGCACCATCGGGAAGGCGTTCCGCAAGGCGCGCACCGCGGCCGGCTTCGGACGAGACATCGTACCGTACCTGACGCGTCACACCTTCGCGACCGAGATCCTCGCCGAGACGAAGAACCTCGCCCTCGTCAAGGACCTGCTCGGACACGACAGCATCGCCACGACGCAGCAATACCTGCACCCGGACATCAGCGGCGTCGCCGATGTCGTCAATCAACTCAACGTCCGCCACAGCGGTCTCGAGTTAGTGGTGAACGGATGA